In the Thermodesulfobium sp. 4217-1 genome, TAGAGATAGCCTTTTGCATTTAATAGAAAAATACAAACCCGAGATAATATTAATTGGAGCTACTACCCTTGGCAGAGACATTGCTGGCACGCTTGCAACGAAGCTTGATACTGGTTTGACGGCTGATACTACAGCTCTTGATATAGATTTTGAATCAGAAACAAAAAATCTATTAATGACGCGTCCAACCTTTGGCGGCAATCTTATGGCTGTTATATATTGTCCAGATACCAGGCCTCAGATGTCTACTGTGAGGCCAGGGGTTTTTCAGGCGATGAAAAATCCTGTCAATTTAGAAAAGATTAGGGAAGAATTTGAACTTTTTGAGGACAGAATACCAAAAAAGATCTTGGAGAAGGTAGAGAGCGATTCGGATAAGGTAAATTTGGGGTTTTATGACGTTATAGTTGCGGGCGGCAGAGGAATAGGAAAAAAGGAAAATATAAAACTTTTGGAAGATCTTGCAAATGTTTTAGGGGGCACATGGGCTGTATCGAGGAAAGTTGTGCAGATGGGATGGGCTCCTTACTCAAGGCAGGTGGGTCAAACTGGTCAAACAGTTCACCCAAAGATTTATATTGCTGCAGGCATTTCTGGAGCAATTCAACACCTTGCTGGCATGAAATCCTCTGAGATTATTATTGCAATTAATAGAGATCCGCAGGCTCCGATATTTGATGTGGCAACTTATGGGATTGTTGGAGATGCTGTTGAAATTTTGCCACAACTAACCCAAATTTTTGGGCAAAGGTTAAAAGTTGGAGGTTCAAATGAGAAAGAATGACTTTGACGTAATAATAGTAGGTGCAGGACCTGCGGGTCTTGCTGCTGGTTATGTTTTGGCTAAAGAAGGAATAAGCGTTGCTATTATAGAACGTGGCATCTTCCCTGGCTCTAAGAACGTTATGGGCGGCATATTTTACAGAAGCTCTCTGGATGATTTGATACCGGATTTTTATAAAGAAGCTCCCATAGAGAGACATATAGTCGAGCAAAAGATCTGGCTTTTGTCAGGAGATTCTATGTTCTCAACTGGTATAAAGAGCGAAAAATACAATGCAGAACCATATAATTGTTTTAGTATATTTAGGGCTAAATTTGACAAATGGTTTGCAAAAAAAGTGGCGGATGCCTCTGCAATGATAATAAACGAAACCGTAGTAAAAGATCTGATCTTAGATGGCGACAGAGTAATAGGAGTTAAAACCGATAGGCCAAATGGAGACCTATATTGTGACGTTGTCATAGCGGCCGACGGAGTTAATTCATTTTTGACCAAATCTCTTGGCTTAAGAAAAAAAATAACCACGAATAATGTCGCTCTTGCACTTAAAGAGATTATTGAATTGCCAGACAAGGTTATAAACGATAGATTTGGGGTATCAGGTAGCTCTGAGGGAGTTACAATAGAGATTACAGGTCCATATTTTGATAAGATGAGAGCCATAGGCTTTGTTTATACGAATAGAAATTCTCTATCTTTAGGTTTAGGCGTGGTTACAGAAGATATGGTAAAACTCAAGATCAACCCAAACGATTTGCTGGAAGAATTTAAGAGTCATCCTGCTATAAAACCATTAATTAATGGCGGAGAAACTAAGGAATACATGGCTCATTTGATACCAGAAGGCGGTTATTATTCAATGCCAAAGTTATACTCTAACGGCTTTATGGTAGTGGGAGATGCAGCTATGCTGGTGAATAGCATCCATAGAGAGGGAGCAAACCTT is a window encoding:
- a CDS encoding electron transfer flavoprotein subunit alpha/FixB family protein → MSHNISEYKDVWVFIEHDRGKIEHVSLELLTKGRHLAKDIGCNICAFAVGDNVETFSDKLSEYGSEKFYFIESPALREYRTEPYRDSLLHLIEKYKPEIILIGATTLGRDIAGTLATKLDTGLTADTTALDIDFESETKNLLMTRPTFGGNLMAVIYCPDTRPQMSTVRPGVFQAMKNPVNLEKIREEFELFEDRIPKKILEKVESDSDKVNLGFYDVIVAGGRGIGKKENIKLLEDLANVLGGTWAVSRKVVQMGWAPYSRQVGQTGQTVHPKIYIAAGISGAIQHLAGMKSSEIIIAINRDPQAPIFDVATYGIVGDAVEILPQLTQIFGQRLKVGGSNEKE
- a CDS encoding FAD-dependent oxidoreductase — translated: MRKNDFDVIIVGAGPAGLAAGYVLAKEGISVAIIERGIFPGSKNVMGGIFYRSSLDDLIPDFYKEAPIERHIVEQKIWLLSGDSMFSTGIKSEKYNAEPYNCFSIFRAKFDKWFAKKVADASAMIINETVVKDLILDGDRVIGVKTDRPNGDLYCDVVIAADGVNSFLTKSLGLRKKITTNNVALALKEIIELPDKVINDRFGVSGSSEGVTIEITGPYFDKMRAIGFVYTNRNSLSLGLGVVTEDMVKLKINPNDLLEEFKSHPAIKPLINGGETKEYMAHLIPEGGYYSMPKLYSNGFMVVGDAAMLVNSIHREGANLAIESGKFAARTYIEARKIGDFSQKTLSSYQKKLEESFVLRDLKTYKNLPKLLEEKQYLISKYPKFIIDAMYEMYNVDKVSKSEKIKLIMNRAKKELGYFNILKDVFSVWRDFR